The following are encoded in a window of Miltoncostaea marina genomic DNA:
- a CDS encoding DUF58 domain-containing protein, translated as MELRVARRLDGLMQGERQGRRPGPGGEPSLTRPYEPGDDVRWVDWPLSARAGEPTVRVPEIEPVLTAWALVDCSPSMAFGTRGGTKLELAQEVLAGVGAVLRRRGDRLGVVATRAGDIDLVRPPRADRRGVVAAIAAVARLAPPQGEGGRTDLVRAVSAMGRIARHRGAVVIVSDLPMQPGLERAVGALGRRHEVIAVEVRDRRERHLPDVGPVRLRDLETGARRLVDTSDPRFRDGFAAAVEATDRARAAMLARAGARHVIVETGDDWLLPLARGLARPARRRAALRA; from the coding sequence GTGGAGCTGCGCGTCGCCCGCCGGCTGGACGGCCTCATGCAGGGCGAGCGCCAGGGCCGGCGGCCGGGCCCCGGCGGCGAGCCGTCGCTCACGCGGCCCTACGAGCCGGGCGACGACGTGCGCTGGGTCGACTGGCCGCTCAGCGCGCGCGCCGGCGAGCCGACCGTGCGCGTGCCCGAGATCGAGCCCGTGCTGACCGCCTGGGCGCTGGTCGACTGCTCGCCCTCCATGGCCTTCGGCACCCGCGGCGGCACGAAGCTCGAGCTGGCGCAGGAGGTGCTCGCGGGCGTCGGCGCGGTGCTGCGGCGCCGGGGCGACCGGCTGGGCGTGGTGGCCACGCGCGCCGGCGACATCGACCTGGTGCGCCCGCCGCGGGCCGACCGGCGGGGCGTGGTGGCGGCGATCGCCGCCGTGGCCAGGCTCGCGCCGCCGCAGGGCGAGGGTGGCCGCACCGACCTCGTGCGCGCCGTGTCGGCGATGGGCCGCATCGCCCGCCACCGCGGGGCGGTGGTGATCGTGTCCGACCTGCCGATGCAGCCGGGCCTGGAGCGCGCCGTCGGGGCGCTCGGCCGCCGCCACGAGGTGATCGCCGTCGAGGTCCGGGACCGCCGCGAGCGCCACCTGCCCGACGTCGGGCCCGTGCGGCTGCGCGACCTCGAGACGGGCGCGCGGCGGCTGGTCGACACCTCGGACCCGCGCTTCCGCGACGGCTTCGCGGCCGCCGTCGAGGCCACCGACCGCGCCCGCGCGGCGATGCTCGCCCGCGCCGGCGCGCGGCACGTGATCGTGGAGACCGGCGACGACTGGCTGCTGCCGCTCGCCCGCGGGCTGGCGCGGCCCGCGCGCCGGCGGGCCGCCCTGCGCGCATGA
- a CDS encoding VWA domain-containing protein yields the protein MTFGQPLLLLLLLAVPLVAAAAAWWTRRRPAPGVPFPDLDVVAAADPGPRRRRHLPAALALLALAGFTFALARPELPRDEPRERATIMLAIDVSGSMAAADVEPFRLRAAQDAAKRFAEEVPRRYQVGLVSFSGQADTLVAPTTDRGALLRAIDGLVPDGATAVGEAIASSLEAIRSTQPAADADGRLEAARIVVLSDGATTVGLPPQLAAEDARSAGVPVFTVSLGTPDGILANGTPVPPDDEGLQAIAEITGGQAYRSEDAESVSAVYEHLGSFIGTERVRSEVTGWAAGAAALLLVAAGVAAWRLAPRLS from the coding sequence ATGACGTTCGGGCAGCCGCTCCTGCTCCTGCTGCTGCTCGCGGTGCCGCTCGTGGCGGCCGCCGCGGCATGGTGGACCCGCCGCCGCCCGGCACCCGGCGTCCCGTTCCCCGACCTCGACGTCGTCGCCGCCGCCGATCCGGGCCCCCGCCGCCGGCGCCACCTGCCGGCCGCGCTCGCGCTGCTCGCGCTGGCCGGCTTCACCTTCGCCCTGGCCCGCCCCGAGCTGCCCCGCGACGAGCCGCGCGAGCGCGCGACGATCATGCTGGCGATCGACGTCTCGGGCTCGATGGCGGCCGCCGACGTCGAGCCGTTCCGCCTGCGCGCCGCGCAGGACGCGGCCAAGCGCTTCGCCGAGGAGGTGCCGCGCCGCTACCAGGTGGGGCTGGTCAGCTTCTCCGGCCAGGCCGACACGCTGGTGGCGCCCACCACGGACCGCGGCGCGCTGCTGCGGGCCATCGACGGGCTGGTGCCCGACGGCGCCACGGCGGTGGGCGAGGCGATCGCGTCGTCGCTCGAGGCGATCCGCTCCACCCAGCCGGCCGCCGACGCGGACGGCCGGCTCGAGGCCGCGCGCATCGTGGTGCTCTCGGACGGCGCCACCACGGTCGGCCTGCCGCCCCAGCTCGCCGCCGAGGACGCCCGCTCGGCCGGGGTGCCGGTCTTCACGGTGTCGCTCGGCACGCCGGACGGGATCCTCGCCAACGGCACCCCGGTGCCGCCCGACGACGAGGGGCTGCAGGCGATCGCCGAGATCACCGGCGGCCAGGCGTACCGCAGCGAGGACGCGGAGTCGGTGAGCGCGGTGTACGAGCACCTCGGGTCGTTCATCGGCACCGAGCGGGTGCGCTCGGAGGTGACCGGCTGGGCCGCCGGCGCGGCGGCGCTCCTGCTGGTGGCGGCCGGCGTCGCGGCCTGGCGGCTGGCGCCGCGCCTGTCGTGA
- a CDS encoding vWA domain-containing protein, with protein MPVLAAGLVAWARAGRAAARRWSDPRVMAVGPSPRARRLRAAAALVALLAVAAGAVAMARPSVEDTRRQQRSTVMVTLDVSESMVTTDLAPSRLDAALDAARRLVDGAPARTAIGLTTFADRATVVLAPTDDRLRIREALDTVGETRVGTALGAAVTASLAALTSAGAVPEAPPADPSDSPARILVLTDGANSIRRATSPEAAAERAAQAGVPIYTILLGDDPGRPDQPLPAETLSAMATRTGGIFAQSTSAGDLRVVFDDIGSIVAPVEGLRELTVWVAAAAALLLLVAGALLALARAPCARRPGARRLAPRRIV; from the coding sequence GTGCCCGTCCTGGCGGCCGGCCTCGTCGCCTGGGCGCGCGCGGGCCGCGCGGCGGCCCGGCGCTGGTCGGACCCCCGCGTCATGGCGGTCGGCCCGTCGCCGCGCGCGCGGCGCCTGCGCGCCGCCGCCGCCCTGGTGGCGCTGCTGGCCGTCGCCGCCGGCGCGGTGGCGATGGCGCGGCCCTCCGTCGAGGACACCCGCCGGCAGCAGCGCTCGACGGTGATGGTGACGCTCGACGTCTCCGAGTCGATGGTGACGACCGACCTCGCGCCCTCGCGCCTCGACGCGGCGCTCGACGCCGCCCGGCGCCTGGTCGACGGCGCGCCGGCACGCACCGCGATCGGGCTCACCACGTTCGCCGACCGGGCGACCGTCGTCCTCGCGCCCACCGACGACCGGCTGCGCATCCGCGAGGCGCTCGACACCGTGGGGGAGACGCGCGTGGGCACGGCGCTCGGCGCCGCGGTGACCGCGTCGCTGGCCGCGCTGACCTCGGCCGGCGCGGTCCCCGAGGCCCCGCCCGCCGACCCGTCCGACTCGCCCGCCCGCATCCTGGTGCTCACCGACGGGGCCAACTCGATCCGCAGGGCCACGTCGCCCGAGGCGGCCGCCGAGCGCGCGGCGCAGGCCGGGGTGCCGATCTACACCATCCTGCTCGGCGACGACCCGGGGCGCCCCGACCAGCCGCTGCCCGCCGAGACGCTGTCGGCGATGGCCACCCGCACCGGGGGGATCTTCGCCCAAAGCACGAGCGCCGGCGACCTGCGCGTTGTGTTCGACGACATCGGCTCGATCGTGGCGCCCGTGGAGGGGCTGCGGGAGCTGACGGTGTGGGTCGCGGCCGCGGCGGCCCTGCTGCTGCTCGTGGCCGGCGCGCTGCTCGCGCTCGCGCGGGCCCCGTGCGCGCGGCGGCCGGGCGCGCGGCGCCTTGCCCCGCGGCGCATCGTCTGA
- a CDS encoding bifunctional helix-turn-helix transcriptional regulator/GNAT family N-acetyltransferase, protein MPDAALVEEVRRSIRAVTARAGALDDRFLGRGRPLGAARLLWEIGDDGAEVRDLRARLGLDSGYLSRLLRALEGAGLVVVAPSERDRRRRTVRLTGAGRAERRLLDERADERARAILAPLRPAQRRRLADAMREVARLLDAGAVETRAVDPLHADARRCLDAYFAELDRRSGGRYDPAAGESADPHELRPPDGLLLVAYLRGAPVGCGAVKHPAGRPAEIKRMWVDPSARGLGIGARLLDELERRAAAAGAATARLETSRTLTEAIAMYRRAGYAEVPPFNGEPFADHWFEKRL, encoded by the coding sequence ATGCCGGACGCCGCGCTCGTCGAGGAGGTGCGCCGCTCCATCCGCGCGGTGACCGCCCGCGCGGGGGCGCTCGACGACCGCTTCTTGGGCCGCGGCCGGCCGCTCGGCGCGGCGCGGCTGCTGTGGGAGATCGGCGACGACGGGGCCGAGGTGCGCGACCTGCGGGCCCGGCTGGGGCTGGACTCGGGCTACCTCAGCCGGCTGCTGCGCGCGCTGGAGGGCGCCGGCCTGGTCGTCGTGGCGCCCAGCGAGCGCGACCGCCGCCGGCGCACCGTGCGCCTGACCGGCGCGGGGCGCGCCGAGCGGCGGCTGCTGGACGAGCGCGCCGACGAGCGCGCGCGGGCGATCCTCGCGCCCCTGCGCCCGGCGCAGCGCCGCCGCCTGGCGGACGCCATGCGCGAGGTCGCGCGGCTGCTCGACGCGGGCGCGGTGGAGACGCGGGCCGTGGACCCCCTCCACGCCGACGCGCGCCGCTGCCTGGACGCGTACTTCGCCGAGCTCGACCGGCGCTCGGGCGGGCGCTACGACCCGGCCGCCGGGGAGAGCGCCGACCCGCACGAGCTGCGGCCGCCGGACGGGCTGCTGCTGGTGGCCTACCTGCGCGGCGCGCCGGTCGGCTGCGGCGCGGTGAAGCACCCGGCGGGACGGCCGGCCGAGATCAAGCGCATGTGGGTCGACCCGTCCGCGCGCGGGCTCGGCATCGGCGCCCGCCTGCTCGACGAGCTCGAGCGGCGCGCCGCCGCGGCCGGCGCGGCGACGGCGCGCCTCGAGACGAGCCGCACGCTGACCGAGGCGATCGCGATGTACCGGCGCGCCGGCTACGCGGAGGTGCCGCCGTTCAACGGCGAGCCCTTCGCGGACCACTGGTTCGAGAAGCGGCTGTGA
- a CDS encoding carbohydrate ABC transporter permease → MTTATAPGPAPATEAGTRREGVGARIVRVLTKAPLQVLLIAIALVWLVPTIGLFLTSLLTAEDASDNGWWQIFAEPSLATFDNYQAIFDNDDITSSLTTTAIIAIGGTVLPIFVAALAAYAFAWIDFPGRDWWFIAVIGMLVVPIQMALIPMFSLYNDLGIFDTELSLILFHTAFGLPFAIFLLRNFFIGIPKELLEAARLDGASEWRIFLRVVLPLGLPAIAALAVFQFIWTWNDLIVALTLARDTQPITVAIFSQLRQFGSNIDLIAPAAFVSMAIPLAMFFAFQRYFVQGLLAGAVK, encoded by the coding sequence GTGACCACCGCGACCGCCCCGGGCCCCGCGCCCGCCACCGAGGCCGGCACCAGGCGCGAGGGCGTGGGCGCCCGCATCGTGCGCGTGCTGACGAAGGCGCCGCTCCAGGTGCTGCTGATCGCGATCGCCCTCGTCTGGCTGGTGCCGACGATCGGCCTCTTCCTCACCTCGCTGCTCACCGCCGAGGACGCCTCCGACAACGGCTGGTGGCAGATCTTCGCCGAGCCCAGCCTGGCGACGTTCGACAACTACCAGGCGATCTTCGACAACGACGACATCACGTCGTCGCTCACGACGACCGCGATCATCGCCATCGGCGGCACCGTGCTGCCGATCTTCGTCGCGGCGCTGGCGGCGTACGCCTTCGCCTGGATCGACTTCCCCGGCCGCGACTGGTGGTTCATCGCGGTCATCGGGATGCTCGTGGTGCCGATCCAGATGGCGCTGATCCCGATGTTCTCGCTCTACAACGACCTCGGCATCTTCGACACCGAGCTGTCGCTGATCCTGTTCCACACGGCGTTCGGGCTGCCGTTCGCGATCTTCCTGCTGCGCAACTTCTTCATCGGGATCCCGAAGGAGCTGCTCGAGGCCGCGCGCCTGGACGGCGCCTCGGAGTGGCGCATCTTCCTGCGGGTGGTGCTGCCGCTCGGCCTGCCGGCGATCGCGGCGCTGGCGGTCTTCCAGTTCATCTGGACGTGGAACGACCTGATCGTGGCCCTGACCCTCGCCCGGGACACCCAGCCGATCACGGTCGCGATCTTCTCCCAGCTGCGCCAGTTCGGCTCGAACATCGACCTGATCGCGCCGGCGGCCTTCGTCTCGATGGCGATCCCCCTGGCGATGTTCTTCGCCTTCCAGCGCTACTTCGTGCAGGGTTTGCTCGCGGGCGCCGTGAAGTAG
- a CDS encoding diguanylate cyclase — protein MTRGTAEGPTSWAHAASRLRRLHLGQLLGFAVFGAVVVAVVALSAVGSLDGQHERARLYEGLVAIATASDDLRAIEADFLARGETARPQAVREAVEGLLAGQAAFAAVAERQGADYPASEAMRRHGARSVELLDRVVAVALRNAGGLTDPAAARALRDRVEPLATRLDAEAAAWLAAIDAEGRRSTQRADEDQRRFVAVVAAAVALLALGSLALWWALGRSRDRVVSALRATTDEQLSLSRVATSVPSAESVERVCATAARELAGWPGARTAVIARLEPDRTLSAAGHAGPDPEAAIAGRVIAALRSGAAPAFVEPAGRVAGAPARAVAPIVRHGALWGAAVLSWEADAGAGDEHLARLGRMADMVALAVESVESRERLVAQASTDPLTGLANHRAFQERLAEEVERARRHNRRLALALFDLDEFKHVNDGLGHQAGDRVLAEVAARLASMARSGEMVARVGGEEFAWIMPETDAAGAFAAAERARQEVRRAPVGPVAEMTISGGVCDLRDAADPAGLVRLADGALYWAKSHGRDLVCRYTPEVVRDPLDDDPVGRVSQLRAYSALRALAHAVDARDPSTQRHSERVAQLSHRLALALGWGPARAGALRDAALVHDVGKVGVPDSVLFKPGQLTAHERTIVEAHAALGAQIVSEVLDEEQIGWVRHHHERIDGDGYPDRLAGEDIPMGARIMAVADTWDALTADRPYRRGLAPERAMAIVREVAGAQLDPDVAHMLDEVLADAPLAGSLDDPLAGAGPARP, from the coding sequence GTGACGCGCGGGACGGCGGAGGGCCCGACGTCGTGGGCCCACGCGGCCTCGCGCCTGCGCCGCCTGCACCTGGGCCAGCTGCTGGGCTTCGCGGTCTTCGGCGCCGTCGTCGTGGCGGTCGTCGCGCTCTCCGCGGTCGGCTCGCTCGACGGCCAGCACGAGCGCGCGCGCCTCTACGAGGGGCTCGTGGCGATCGCGACCGCCTCGGACGACCTGCGCGCGATCGAGGCCGACTTCCTCGCCCGCGGCGAGACCGCCCGGCCCCAGGCCGTGCGCGAGGCGGTCGAGGGCCTGCTGGCGGGGCAGGCGGCGTTCGCGGCCGTCGCGGAGCGGCAGGGCGCCGACTACCCGGCGAGCGAGGCGATGCGCCGCCACGGGGCGCGTTCGGTGGAGCTGCTCGACCGGGTGGTCGCCGTGGCGCTGCGCAACGCGGGCGGCCTGACCGACCCGGCGGCCGCCCGGGCGCTGCGCGACCGCGTCGAGCCCCTCGCGACCCGCCTGGACGCCGAGGCCGCCGCCTGGCTGGCCGCCATCGACGCCGAGGGCCGGCGCAGCACCCAGCGCGCCGACGAGGACCAGCGGCGCTTCGTCGCCGTGGTCGCGGCCGCGGTGGCGCTGCTGGCGCTCGGCAGCCTCGCCCTCTGGTGGGCGCTCGGCCGCAGCCGCGACCGGGTGGTCTCGGCGCTGCGCGCCACCACCGACGAGCAGCTCTCGCTGAGCCGCGTCGCGACCTCGGTGCCGAGCGCGGAGAGCGTGGAGCGCGTCTGCGCGACCGCCGCGCGGGAGCTCGCCGGCTGGCCGGGCGCGCGCACCGCCGTCATCGCCCGCCTGGAGCCGGACCGCACGCTGAGCGCGGCCGGCCACGCGGGGCCCGACCCCGAGGCGGCCATCGCCGGGCGGGTGATCGCCGCCCTCCGCTCGGGCGCGGCGCCGGCCTTCGTGGAGCCCGCCGGCCGGGTGGCGGGGGCGCCCGCCCGCGCCGTCGCCCCGATCGTGCGCCACGGCGCCCTCTGGGGCGCGGCCGTGCTCAGCTGGGAGGCGGACGCCGGCGCCGGCGACGAGCACCTGGCCCGGCTGGGCCGCATGGCCGACATGGTGGCGCTGGCCGTGGAGAGCGTCGAGTCGCGCGAGCGCCTGGTGGCCCAGGCGTCGACCGACCCGCTCACCGGCCTGGCCAACCACCGGGCGTTCCAGGAGCGGCTCGCCGAGGAGGTCGAGCGGGCGCGCCGCCACAACCGCCGCCTCGCGCTGGCCCTCTTCGACCTCGACGAGTTCAAGCACGTCAACGACGGCCTCGGCCACCAGGCCGGCGACCGGGTGCTCGCCGAGGTCGCCGCGCGCCTGGCCTCGATGGCGCGCTCGGGCGAGATGGTCGCCCGGGTGGGGGGCGAGGAGTTCGCCTGGATCATGCCCGAGACCGACGCGGCCGGCGCCTTCGCGGCCGCCGAGCGGGCCCGCCAGGAGGTGCGCCGGGCGCCGGTGGGCCCCGTCGCCGAGATGACGATCTCCGGCGGCGTCTGCGACCTGCGCGACGCGGCCGACCCGGCCGGCCTCGTGCGCCTGGCCGACGGCGCGCTCTACTGGGCCAAGTCGCACGGGCGGGACCTCGTGTGCCGCTACACCCCCGAGGTGGTGCGCGACCCGCTCGACGACGACCCGGTGGGCCGGGTCTCCCAGCTGCGCGCCTACAGCGCCCTGCGCGCGCTGGCGCACGCGGTGGACGCCCGCGACCCCAGCACGCAGCGGCACTCCGAGCGCGTGGCGCAGCTCTCGCACCGGCTCGCCCTGGCGCTGGGCTGGGGCCCGGCGCGCGCCGGCGCGCTGCGCGACGCGGCGCTCGTGCACGACGTGGGCAAGGTCGGCGTGCCCGACTCGGTGCTGTTCAAGCCCGGGCAGCTCACCGCCCACGAGCGCACGATCGTCGAGGCCCACGCGGCGCTCGGCGCGCAGATCGTCTCCGAGGTGCTCGACGAGGAGCAGATCGGGTGGGTGCGCCACCACCACGAGCGCATCGACGGCGACGGCTACCCCGACCGGCTCGCCGGCGAGGACATCCCGATGGGCGCCCGCATCATGGCCGTGGCCGACACCTGGGACGCGCTCACCGCCGACCGCCCCTACCGCCGCGGCCTGGCGCCGGAGCGCGCGATGGCCATCGTGCGCGAGGTGGCCGGCGCGCAGCTCGACCCCGACGTCGCCCACATGCTCGACGAGGTGCTCGCGGACGCCCCGCTGGCGGGCTCGCTGGACGACCCGCTCGCCGGCGCCGGCCCCGCCCGGCCGTAG
- a CDS encoding S1C family serine protease — protein sequence MTGPLPPLEPRGRGDGLPALAPRAPAAPGLPALPPAPPRADGVLPPLGGPAGHTPPPPPPPRRRRAGPGARLAALVAATALVAGLVGGVAAGLLDDDGAPAHPGGAGTATPVTRSPVTPPFRPGSGGELAEAVARVSPTVVQVRSDAGSQGSGVIVAPSGRIITNEHVVRGASQVTVLTADERRVPATVLRADARQDLAVLRADIPVGRGAELSPSTDGLRQGEQVFAIGSPFGLQDTVTAGVVSNVGRTNREGVPMIQIDAPINPGNSGGGLFDLDGRLVGIPTSIVGPIPGNVGIGFAVPVSRVQAMLDGAP from the coding sequence GTGACCGGACCCCTGCCACCGCTCGAGCCGCGCGGGCGAGGCGACGGCCTGCCCGCCCTGGCGCCGCGCGCGCCCGCCGCGCCCGGCCTGCCGGCGCTGCCGCCCGCGCCTCCGCGCGCGGACGGGGTGCTGCCGCCGCTCGGCGGGCCGGCCGGGCACACGCCGCCGCCGCCCCCGCCGCCGCGGCGCAGGCGCGCGGGGCCGGGCGCGCGCCTGGCCGCGCTCGTGGCGGCCACCGCGCTGGTCGCCGGCCTCGTCGGCGGCGTGGCGGCGGGGCTGCTGGACGACGACGGCGCCCCGGCACACCCCGGGGGCGCGGGCACGGCGACGCCCGTGACCCGGTCGCCCGTGACCCCGCCGTTCCGGCCCGGCTCCGGCGGGGAGCTCGCCGAGGCCGTGGCGCGCGTGTCGCCCACGGTCGTGCAGGTGCGCTCGGACGCCGGCAGCCAGGGCAGCGGCGTGATCGTGGCGCCCTCGGGCCGCATCATCACCAACGAGCACGTGGTGCGCGGCGCCTCGCAGGTCACCGTGCTGACCGCCGACGAGCGGCGCGTGCCCGCCACGGTGCTGCGTGCCGACGCCCGCCAGGACCTCGCGGTGCTGCGCGCGGACATCCCGGTGGGGCGCGGCGCCGAGCTGTCGCCGTCGACCGACGGGCTGCGCCAGGGCGAGCAGGTCTTCGCCATCGGCTCGCCGTTCGGCCTGCAGGACACGGTCACCGCCGGCGTCGTCAGCAACGTGGGCCGCACGAACCGCGAGGGGGTGCCGATGATCCAGATCGACGCGCCGATCAACCCGGGCAACTCGGGCGGCGGCCTCTTCGACCTCGACGGCCGGCTGGTCGGGATCCCGACCTCGATCGTCGGCCCCATCCCCGGCAACGTCGGCATCGGCTTCGCCGTCCCCGTCTCGCGGGTCCAGGCGATGCTCGACGGCGCCCCCTGA
- a CDS encoding ABC transporter permease subunit → MTAGVFLAPAVVLLGVWIVYPTIWTIIRSFFDRAGDAFVGFDNYSEIFSNDTLLKSVTNNLIWVAIVPALVTALGLIFAVLTERVSWGTAFKLVVFMPIAISLFAAGISWRIMLEINPDRGAVNAAIAAVYDEVRPPGPLTGAQPSGGEVTRSGGAIVLGESIRPGQGALLGLTGIRAAEVPERAGQAVQPEPIDDGITGVVWRDFKPGGGEPGVVEADEVGLPGVTVEIRGPDGASQSTTTGDDGTFRFEGLAPGDYRVGIGSETFRQGFDGVSWLGASLVTISCIIAYTWVWAGFAMVVIAAGLAALPRDLLEAARTDGANEWQVFRRITVPLLAPVLTVVFITMLINVLKVFDIVLAVAPASVQDDAAVIALSMWRVAFTGTSDFGLGSAISVLLFVLVIPILVLNIRRFRREG, encoded by the coding sequence ATGACGGCGGGGGTCTTCCTGGCCCCCGCCGTCGTCCTGCTCGGCGTCTGGATCGTCTACCCGACGATCTGGACGATCATCCGCAGCTTCTTCGACCGCGCCGGCGACGCGTTCGTCGGCTTCGACAACTACTCGGAGATCTTCAGCAACGACACGCTGCTGAAGTCGGTCACCAACAACCTGATCTGGGTCGCGATCGTGCCGGCCCTGGTCACCGCGCTCGGGCTGATCTTCGCGGTGCTCACGGAGCGGGTCTCGTGGGGCACCGCCTTCAAGCTCGTGGTGTTCATGCCGATCGCGATCTCGCTGTTCGCGGCCGGCATCTCCTGGCGGATCATGCTCGAGATCAACCCCGACCGCGGCGCCGTCAACGCGGCGATCGCGGCGGTCTACGACGAGGTGCGACCGCCCGGGCCGCTCACCGGGGCGCAGCCCTCCGGCGGCGAGGTGACCCGCTCCGGCGGCGCCATCGTGCTGGGCGAGTCGATCCGGCCCGGCCAGGGCGCGCTGCTCGGCCTGACCGGCATCCGCGCCGCCGAGGTGCCCGAGCGGGCCGGCCAGGCGGTCCAGCCGGAGCCGATCGACGACGGCATCACGGGCGTCGTGTGGCGGGACTTCAAGCCCGGTGGCGGCGAGCCGGGGGTGGTGGAGGCCGACGAGGTCGGCCTGCCGGGCGTCACCGTCGAGATCCGCGGTCCCGACGGCGCGTCGCAGAGCACGACCACCGGCGACGACGGCACGTTCCGCTTCGAGGGCCTCGCGCCCGGCGACTACCGCGTGGGCATCGGCTCGGAGACCTTCCGCCAGGGCTTCGACGGCGTCTCGTGGCTCGGGGCGTCCCTCGTCACGATCTCCTGCATCATCGCCTACACGTGGGTGTGGGCCGGCTTCGCGATGGTGGTGATCGCCGCCGGGCTGGCCGCCCTGCCGCGCGACCTGCTCGAGGCCGCGCGCACGGACGGCGCCAACGAGTGGCAGGTCTTCCGCCGCATCACGGTGCCGCTGCTTGCGCCGGTGCTGACGGTGGTCTTCATCACGATGCTGATCAACGTGCTGAAGGTCTTCGACATCGTGCTGGCCGTGGCACCCGCCTCGGTGCAGGACGACGCGGCCGTGATCGCGCTCTCCATGTGGCGGGTGGCGTTCACGGGCACGAGCGACTTCGGACTGGGCTCGGCGATCTCCGTGCTGCTGTTCGTGCTCGTGATCCCGATCCTGGTCCTGAACATCCGACGCTTCCGGAGGGAAGGGTGA
- a CDS encoding AAA family ATPase has protein sequence MDTAAHGGGSQPAPAPPIGATPRERLEAVLYELRRVVVGQDRLLDRVLVALLSRGHVLLEGVPGLAKTLTLETVARVCGGRFSRIQFTPDLVPSDVVGGQVLDRSGDFATRLGPVFANFVLADEINRAPAKVQSALLEVMAEGHATIAGESHPTPRPFFVLATQNPIESEGVYPLPEAQVDRFAMKLVVGYPSPADEEEIVRRMASDPPRPRQLLDPAQILELQESADTVFVDHRVRAYAVRLVNATRAPADEGLGHLEPYLDLGGSPRASLALIRGGRALAVIRGRTYVMPEDVHSLFHDVLRHRVVLSYEALAADVRPDQVLDAIIDAIPQPDVELGSGRAVG, from the coding sequence ATGGACACAGCAGCGCACGGCGGGGGGTCGCAGCCGGCGCCGGCGCCGCCGATCGGGGCGACGCCCCGCGAGCGCCTCGAGGCGGTGCTCTACGAGCTGCGGCGGGTGGTGGTGGGCCAGGACCGCCTGCTCGACCGGGTGCTCGTGGCGCTGCTCTCCCGCGGCCACGTGCTGCTCGAGGGCGTGCCGGGCCTCGCCAAGACGCTGACCCTCGAGACCGTCGCCCGCGTGTGCGGCGGACGGTTCAGCCGCATCCAGTTCACCCCCGACCTGGTGCCCTCCGACGTGGTCGGCGGCCAGGTGCTCGACCGCTCGGGCGACTTCGCGACCCGCCTGGGCCCGGTGTTCGCCAACTTCGTGCTCGCCGACGAGATCAACCGCGCGCCCGCGAAGGTGCAGTCGGCGCTGCTCGAGGTGATGGCCGAGGGCCACGCGACGATCGCGGGCGAGAGCCACCCCACGCCGCGGCCGTTCTTCGTGCTCGCCACCCAGAACCCGATCGAGAGCGAGGGCGTCTACCCGCTGCCCGAGGCGCAGGTCGACCGCTTCGCCATGAAGCTGGTGGTCGGCTACCCCTCGCCGGCGGACGAGGAGGAGATCGTGCGGCGCATGGCCTCCGACCCGCCCCGGCCCCGCCAGCTGCTCGACCCGGCCCAGATCCTGGAGCTGCAGGAGTCGGCCGACACGGTCTTCGTCGACCACCGCGTGCGGGCCTACGCCGTGCGGCTGGTCAACGCCACCCGGGCGCCGGCCGACGAGGGCCTCGGCCACCTGGAGCCGTACCTCGACCTCGGCGGCTCGCCCCGCGCGTCGCTCGCGCTCATCCGCGGCGGGCGGGCGCTGGCGGTGATCCGCGGGCGCACCTACGTGATGCCGGAGGACGTGCACAGCCTCTTCCACGACGTGCTGCGCCACCGCGTCGTGCTCTCCTACGAGGCGCTCGCGGCCGACGTGCGGCCCGACCAGGTGCTGGACGCGATCATCGACGCGATCCCGCAGCCGGACGTGGAGCTCGGCAGTGGCCGCGCCGTCGGCTGA